The genomic window GTGGAAGCATACAGAATAACTATTTAGACCAGAATGAATGGCTATCTTAATTAATTAGAAATTGTGCAGCTAAGGGAATTTCTTGTTGCGTTACTTGCTTTCTTAAAAACGAATAAACCTCAATTCATCATAGCAGTGAGTTATCATTCATACAAGAATTCAACATACAAGACTTCATGATGCAAAGTATATACTATGTATGTCCTTAGTCATGAAAACAAAGATACAAATACTGATGTTAAatcaaaagaagatagaaggaaGAACTACTTAAAAGTCTATGATAGCAATTTATAATAGGATCCTATAGTGTCACCAAATCTACGTAGTTGACCTCACTTAGCGGTGTAATGAGACAAGACTAAGTTTTGTTGTTCTTAATGAATACAGCAGTTAATCATCAAATGCCTTGAATGGTGACAGAATATCATCAACCGTTTCTATAAAGTCTAACATTGTCTAAAATTGAAAACCTGGTGGCCTTTACAAGTGTGAGGCAATCTTCACCTTTTAAGCTAGCTCTTGAGGTTGAGTTAGTTCCATTTAATTTCTTATACTTTCTTTCCTTAAAAGACAATAAATATGTGCCTTAAATATCAAATTGATTTCATGAACCTATGGTCCTAAACTACACAACCTCTTCGAATCGGTTGCTAACTCTACTAAAACATACTCTGAATTCACCAATAAATTTCTCACAATGTCTTgatcataataataaaaattccTTATTTATCTCCATAATTCCTAACTAACCCTTAACAATCCCTAAATGTGCCTAAATCTCAATGAGCTACCACAAGTGTTAGGCCTTATGGTGTATCATACTTAATAAACTTCCCTTAAACTTTTTCATCTTATATCACTCAATTGGAACCAACACCAAACAAGATAGAAACAGCAACTACTAAACTATCTAATTCTTTTTTCAATTATACGGAACAATATATACATAAACATAGAATTCAGATGGTAATAGAACATAGAACCATGGTCACGAACTTCATATAAATAACTCCAAACAATAAAATTCCAGCTAAAACATGAAAGATGCAAAATCAGGCAATTAAAAATGAAACCTCGAAGCATGCCGGAATCGTTTCCGGGAGGAGGATCAGTCCGGGGAGCTGGAGGTGGGCCGGGGGAAGCGGCGCGGCAGCTGAAACGGCGTCGCCGGAGGAGGACGATGGTGGAGAGTGGGTGAATAGAAGGAGTGAGTGAAGGAGAGAAGAGAAGGAGGTTcacggaagaagaagaagaagagagaagagccATGTGGATGCATTTCAACAACATTCGCGAGTCGTGACAGTTAGATTCTGTATTTGCGTTTTGTAGTGTTTAGGGAACATCTTTTGGGCCTTAAGTGGGCTTCTTCTTCATGCATAATGGGCTACATCTAGGCACAGTATATGACCTGCCAAGCGCCACAGGCCCACACACAGACTACAAATTGGTaccaaataaaaatagaaaaaaaaagttcctaatagagataaatataaaaataaagataaagtatattttttatttctaaaatttgttaaaatttttaaaaatattcttaaattttattttgttttaaatttgtttttgaaattttttatttacatcaaatatactcttaatagctaaattttcaaaaattttaagatcaatccagtaataatatatgataattatGTCTAGTTTGTTTGTGTTAAAATTTGTTTTGgtaaaattattgttgaattaacGTATAACTAAATCCTTAATTAACAATTCACTTAACCTTAAATGTTAAATtagcatataataataaaattctaaatcAACATGTAACTAAGTCCAAAATTAATTTAAACGAAGAAAAAGAGTGACAATGGAACCTGAGGAGCGAAGAGGAAGAATAACTCATGAGAGAAAAATGCAATGGCGGNNNNNNNNNNNNNNNNNNNNNNNNNNNNNNNNNNNNNNNNNNNNNNAAGAGAAAAGGGTGAGAGAGAGAGGTAGAAGAGAGGTTAGATAGAGAGAGAGCGGAGATTTCAGGAGAAGAGGGTTCATGCTTTCAATTTTAAGGCTTGTTACTTTTGGATTTATCGGCGGATAAATTCGACCGTAACGCATTGCGGTCACCAAAACGTAGTATTCCACTAAAATGGGTTTACTGGCAGATTTTTTTGCTAGTAAATCCCACGATACATTTCGCGCTTATTTTTTCCGTTTTTCTTCCAACTATTACCAGCAAAATTACCGTTGGAATAAAAAATTCGCTGATAACTATTTGATATGACGAATTTCACATAAAAACTGTCTATAAATACGTCGATAAAACTGACGCTAAATCGGACGGCACTCaacattttttataataaatttatgtTAGAATAATTTACCAAAGCCTTCATACTTGAGGTATATGTTGTGCAAAGTTATTGGTTAGTATAGATTTCTTATATATAAGATTGTATTTGTCTTATGTTAGTGTAGAGTTGCTATAGATGATATATACTTTTAATTAGAATTTGTAATTAAATTAGTATTTGTCGCAAATTagattagttttaaaatttaatggttgaatgaaatattttttatggtTTGAATGGTTCTTGTAATTGGACTAATTACGTATGGGATATTGAttgtaaaaaaattattgtgtGATGTAGTCAACTTGTTGTATTAAGACTATTAAAAGATAATAGATTATGTCTCTTTACGACTGCATCATTCTCTACGTGAAAACTGTCGAACTATATtacttattaaaaataatttatgtagAGGTTGAAACTCCTAGTAAATTAATTTAAGTAAAATCGAATTTTACAAATATAAAGTCNTTACTCCTATAGatacttttaataatttttagCAAAATcaatctttatatatatgataaaaatatttgatgtaaagaataaaaatatagatCTTTGTAAGGACAAAATCACAAAAATTCGTTAAAAGTGTAAAAAAACGAAACAAAAGATCACATCATTCTACCAACCAAGGTAGCTAGGTAGGCTAGAAGGCTAGGATGGAGTTGGGGCCCTGATGAGTACTGGAATTATTTGCAGTGCATATGCCAAAAAAAGTCATCACTATCGATGCAAGGTCTTATTATACCCTCTATTTGTTTGGGTCCAAATTTGCTAAACAAATTTATTTACACCCATTTGTATTTACTCTGTGTCTATTTGCTAAGGTCCCCTACCTCCATATCCGCTGAGCTATACAACCCCCTTTAATCAAGTACATGCACCCATTGCAAACCGACATATATATAAGGGTATTAAAAAAgagtaatattatatatatattaaaatcagccatcaaaattagttattagtataaaatatatgttaaaatataaatatatattaaaaataaattaaattacatatgtatttatacataaatatattagtgactgattttaataattaattttaatatataaataacatttttaattaaaaaaataNNNNNNNNNNNNNNNNNNNNNNNNNNNNNNNNNNNNTTTTAGCTGAAATTAGGTTTAATTAgtctgttggtctctatagttttacaaaatttttaattagttctctatactttttttctctttaattggatctctgcaccattttttttttcaattaggtcacTCTTAATAgacttggtttggtaaagcttttcgaAGAGGtgtttgtgctttttaaaagctcaagctcctcgttttgtgtttggtaaataaaaaagataatgtgcttgtgcttgcagcttttaaaagatcggagtacttttgaaagcacataagatagagcttttcaaagttggcttgtgctttttaaaatttaaaagtctaatataacctcatatgttaactaattttcaaatttaatgcttgcatttatgtctattatagtatttttaaattttaaaagctattttaccaaatgcaattattgttgcttgtgattattaaaagcaatttttaatttgatttatcaaacataaatgctacaacttttaaaaagccatcttttaaaagttagcttttataagctacttttgaaaaataaaacatTTACCAAACTAAGCCGTAGTAATTGGCTTCATTATAaagagactcaattaaaaaaaaaattggtgtagggactcaaataaaaggaaaaaaaaatgtagggactcaattgaaaaaaaatttggtgcagggacttaattaaaaggaaaaaagtatagggacctaattaaaaatttcgcgaaactatagagaccaataaaataattaaaccctAAAATTATTTTAAGTAAACTATTTCTTCATAGTTAAACTCTAAAATAATCTTTTAGATTGACTATTTGTATGAAAAAAATTATCGAAATCTCAATTTTGTCATAATTATTTCTAAAATTGAAAAGATTATATCATattaatctttctttttttttttaataagttaCTTCTTATctgttgtatattttttttatgttggatTAGATGAAAACGTCATTTTAGTTTTAAAACTAAATGTTTAATGAAATAATATCATTTAATCTTAATAGTTGTAcgtttgttttaaaaataaactGCTTTGTAGTTAAGATTAAACGGCGTCATTTTATTAAGCATTTAGTCCTAAAACTAAATTAATGTCATTTTATCTAATCCATCATAGAATAGTATTTGCTAAATCACTTATAACGTAAGGagtaatttaataaaaaaggGTGAGAGACTAATTGGTAAAGTACAATTTTTTCAATCTTGTAAATGCCTATTATATAATTGAaatctcaaaaatcttttcagtATAAATGATTAATAGATCTCAAAAATCACTTTAGAGTTTAACTCATTTCTTCAAGTTTTAAATTCACAATTCGACCTTGTCGGCCgatatttaatttgttaaaaatGTCAATGGTGTCAGCCAACCATACGACCAATTAACTATCGGATTAAACTGGTTATTTGTTTATAAATCGATTAAGGGTcataaataactaatttttaaatacaTAAATTTGAGTAAATGACTAAATTAGTGTCTCAaatttatatatctatatatataataataaaaagtgTATATATTGACTACCTTCTATTGATTCTTATGCACAAAAtaaaatgattaaataaaatatttctttcacgTATTAAAAGCAAGCATAATATTAGAATCCACAACAATAAGACAATAGTTAGAATGTATaatcaaataattataaattatcaTTATTAACTAGCTAACTACACACACATATCATATTATAATGTATATCAATATTATTGAAGCTCTCGAAATACACATTATTCCTAGAGCACATAGATAGATTGACATAATATAATATAAGGTTTGATATCTTATGCTTTCACTAATCAATTTATAACATCTTAAACAAAAACATATCCAACTTGGCAAACAAGCTAGAGCTAAAACCAAAGTAGGGTTCCTCATCCCTTttctttcaataataataataataatacatatataggaaattgaaaaaataaaaatatataataatgggaagtaattaataataattaaaatgaaTATAGATGAGAAATCATGGTTGATACAACTTGTTGCCACATCTGCATTTCCAATGAAGCAAGTAATAGGTATCATCATCCCCATGAGATGATTTGATGAAAtggttcttgttcttgttcttgttcccTCTTGGATCATTGTTATTGGAATTAACAAGTGTAGCCATGCAAGGCCTACACTTCATGCACTTGTTCACACATGCAGGAGGACTTGATCCTACCTTGCTTTCCACCATTATTGCTCTCTTCAATATCAACATTGATCCATCTAAGATCATCAACacatacatgtatatatatacatcaatGCATATTCAGTTCAAAACCATGAAAACATGCATTATTATATTGAATCAACCACCTTCAGAAgtccataaaaaaaaaattaaaattcaaactaCGCTAACAAACTAagagaatttgaattttagaCTTTTTTTATAGACTTCTGAAGATGGTTGATTCAATAGTTTTAAAATAAttgttaattttattaataaaatactACTACTTAATTTGCTAAAAtacatattatttattttaaattaataattattttgaaACAAAGTCAAGGTTTTTAATTATTAGCTAGCCAACCCAAGAACACTAGAATAATAAAAGGAAGAAGACAAAAAGAATTAGAGATATATGTAGAGATAGagattattataataaaattaaaaaaccctagaaaaataattaattaaaaccaTATGAAAATTAAACAGGAATTATTATATATCAACAGAAGCACCACATACACATAACAGTTCTtattaataactagaaaatagagtataattattaattattaatcattATTATATAAGAGTGATGGAATGATTTTTTTCTTACCTGATTTGGGAGGTAGAATGGAGAGGGAAAAGATGAAAAGCACAGTGAGAAATTTGATGAGTCCATGTAGTAGTAGAGAGTAGGATCTACATGCAGGTGGAGCCATGATCAGTGAAAATATAGTGAAGGGTTTTCTTTACTACTACTCTAGGGTGGAAGAGAGGGCTTTAATTATTTGACCAATGTGTTTGATGTAAGTAACAGTAGCTATGAATGAAGAAAGTTTAATGTgtttgagaatgaaagagtatgGAAGCAGTGAAAGGGAATTGGAGTGGTTGGGACTTGGGAGTGAATTGATGATATGACTAGTGAATGGAAATTGGAaggttataaaaaaaattaataaaaaaataaatgaggTTTTAATAATGttgtaataatattaattaattattaaaaaaatgggAGATGTGTTTCCTATTTGAGAGACAATGGTCTGAATTCATGGCTTATTCACCAATCAAAGTGGAAAATCATACAGTGAATAATTTCTTTCATTTTGGTCCTTTTTGGAATATGCAATGGTGATGAATAGATTTTCTTCATTGGATTCATATTGTGTGTGACTATTTTGAGTTTGACTGACTTATGGTGATGAAAACCAAATCTTTGCAAACCATGAATAACCCAGCCCcttgttattattttttcttacGGTTTCGCTATGGTACCAACAGCATTTCTGTCAACTTATGCcaacttttatttataattgtatttaatggaagtgtcttcgTGGATGCGtcttataaaaatatcttttttatggctctatttaataaaaatgtctttatagatatattttttagatgtgtctctttatatatgtgtttaaaatataataattaattactgTTGACAATAAGTTGACAGATAATATATTAGTACCCTATAagcctatacttttcctttttcttaagataaataatggtaattattttttttttacggaTTGTTGCATAATAGAtgtgttttatatatttttaatataaaaaataatcatatattcaagaaatttaataatataattaaaatttgg from Arachis ipaensis cultivar K30076 chromosome B09, Araip1.1, whole genome shotgun sequence includes these protein-coding regions:
- the LOC107618447 gene encoding uncharacterized protein LOC107618447 isoform X2; translation: MLLKCIHMALLSSSSSSVNLLLFSPSLTPSIHPLSTIVLLRRRRFSCRAASPGPPPAPRTDPPPGNDSGMLRDLAASLSKIQDRAQIFFAVLFWMSLFFWASAWDGRNRPNK
- the LOC107618447 gene encoding uncharacterized protein LOC107618447 isoform X1, coding for MLLKCIHMALLSSSSSSVNLLLFSPSLTPSIHPLSTIVLLRRRRFSCRAASPGPPPAPRTDPPPGNDSGMLRADLAASLSKIQDRAQIFFAVLFWMSLFFWASAWDGRNRPNK
- the LOC110266225 gene encoding EPIDERMAL PATTERNING FACTOR-like protein 1, whose protein sequence is MAPPACRSYSLLLHGLIKFLTVLFIFSLSILPPKSDGSMLILKRAIMVESKVGSSPPACVNKCMKCRPCMATLVNSNNNDPRGNKNKNKNHFIKSSHGDDDTYYLLHWKCRCGNKLYQP